The Raphanus sativus cultivar WK10039 unplaced genomic scaffold, ASM80110v3 Scaffold3017, whole genome shotgun sequence genome includes a region encoding these proteins:
- the LOC108860323 gene encoding pectinesterase 1-like has protein sequence MDSPKSAKGYFNVDDEAQERAYKIKTFKRWLLVAASVLVLLGVIIGASVSVARSKRNYPHGSPPSSTPELTPAASLKNVCSVTRFPDACVSSISKIPSSNTTDPVDLFRLSLKVVVDELASISDLPRKLAEETDDEGIKSALDVCGEMLDVAMDSVNDTVSAMEVGDGTNNILSSGKIDDLKTWLTAATTYYETCFDILAEISPNQSVHKTAIVSQNLTSAMRNSTEYTSNSLSIVAKILSTLSDFGVPIHRRRRLLTSNSLPVWVSPRVRRLLSAKSVTPDVTVAADGSGDVWTVNEAVAKIPRKSNATFVIYVKAGTYVENVVMDKSMWNVMIYGDGKSKSIISGSKNFGVMGIKTLHTATLGVLGKGFMMKDMGIINTAGPEKSQAVAFLSESDQSVYYQCSFEGYQDTLYPHTMRQLYRDCDVTGTVDFIFGNAAVVFQGCNIRPRQPLPKQYNTITAQGRKGEDQHSGTVIQGCTITPNGNVTAATYLGRPWKQYSTTVFMQSEIGSLVGPAGWMRWDEGVDPPSTILYGEYENWGPGAGVTERVKWAGYKPTMSAAEAGRFTVDAFINENHWLPATGVPYQPSFY, from the exons ATGGATAGTCCAAAATCAGCCAAAGGATATTTCAACGTAGATGATGAAGCTCAAGAAAGAGCCTACAAGATAAAGACGTTCAAACGTTGGCTTCTTGTGGCAGCCTCCGTCCTGGTTCTGCTCGGGGTTATCATCGGCGCGTCGGTCTCCGTCGCTCGTAGCAAGAGAAACTATCCACATGGTTCGCCACCTAGCTCAACTCCTGAGCTGACTCCAGCTGCTTCGCTCAAGAACGTGTGCAGCGTCACTCGGTTCCCTGATGCTTGTGTCTCAAGCATCTCGAAGATTCCATCATCCAACACGACGGATCCGGTGGATCTCTTCAGGCTTTCCCTGAAAGTGGTGGTCGACGAGCTCGCATCCATCTCCGACTTGCCGAGGAAGCTAGCCGAAGAGACGGACGATGAAGGCATCAAATCAGCCCTTGATGTTTGTGGAGAGATGCTAGACGTAGCGATGGATAGTGTCAACGATACTGTTTCCGCTATGGAGGTTGGAGACGGTACTAATAACATCTTGAGCTCTGGTAAGATCGACGATCTCAAGACGTGGCTCACCGCCGCCACGACATACTACGAGACGTGTTTCGACATCCTCGCCGAGATCAGCCCTAACCAGTCAGTGCACAAGACTGCCATAGTCTCGCAGAACCTTACCTCCGCCATGAGGAACTCCACCGAGTACACCAGCAACAGCCTATCCATCGTGGCTAAGATCCTCTCTACCTTGAGCGACTTTGGGGTCCCAATTCACAGGAGACGAAGGCTACTAACTTCGAACTCGTTACCAGTTTGGGTGAGCCCTAGGGTGCGGAGGTTGCTTTCGGCGAAGAGTGTAACGCCCGACGTTACGGTGGCGGCGGATGGCTCCGGTGACGTGTGGACGGTTAATGAGGCGGTGGCGAAGATCCCTAGGAAGTCGAACGCAACGTTCGTAATATACGTGAAAGCTGGTACGTATGTGGAGAATGTTGTTATGGATAAGAGTATGTGGAACGTTATGATCTACGGTGACGGTAAGTCAAAGTCGATTATTTCCGGCAGCAAGAACTTCGGCGTCATGGGGATCAAAACCTTACATACGGCTACGTTAG GTGTTCTAGGGAAAGGCTTCATGATGAAGGACATGGGAATCATAAACACCGCCGGACCAGAAAAATCTCAGGCCGTGGCGTTCCTTTCAGAATCCGACCAGTCAGTCTACTACCAATGCTCATTCGAGGGTTACCAAGACACTCTCTACCCTCACACCATGCGTCAATTATACCGTGACTGCGACGTCACGGGAACAGTCGACTTCATATTCGGAAACGCCGCCGTTGTCTTCCAGGGCTGCAACATCCGACCGCGTCAGCCGCTTCCTAAGCAGTACAACACAATCACCGCACAGGGCAGAAAGGGAGAGGACCAGCACTCTGGCACCGTGATACAGGGATGCACTATCACACCCAACGGAAACGTAACCGCTGCGACTTATCTCGGCCGTCCGTGGAAGCAGTACTCTACCACGGTGTTTATGCAGTCGGAGATTGGATCGCTCGTGGGGCCCGCCGGGTGGATGAGGTGGGATGAGGGGGTTGACCCGCCGTCGACTATACTCTACGGAGAGTATGAGAATTGGGGTCCTGGAGCGGGTGTTACCGAGAGAGTTAAATGGGCCGGCTACAAGCCCACTATGTCTGCTGCAGAGGCGGGGAGGTTCACAGTTGATGCCTTTATCAATGAGAACCATTGGTTACCTGCGACGGGAGTGCCTTATCAGCCAAGTTTCtattaa